In Helianthus annuus cultivar XRQ/B chromosome 8, HanXRQr2.0-SUNRISE, whole genome shotgun sequence, a single genomic region encodes these proteins:
- the LOC110872553 gene encoding zinc finger protein ZAT11, whose translation MMYLPMKRSREAELDTALNNMANCLMLLSRGPTSNESYDNTPGRIFECKTCNRQFTSFQALGGHRASHKKPRLNNDLGDLTHVVPAKPKSHECSICGLEFSIGQALGGHMRRHRATTTNENQSSASDDSSSSVVKKVNNQKVFSLDLNLTPTENDLEFQFRKVVPTTIELFI comes from the coding sequence ATGATGTATTTACCGATGAAGAGATCGAGAGAAGCCGAGCTAGACACGGCCCTAAACAACATGGCTAATTGCTTGATGCTACTTTCAAGGGGTCCAACAAGCAACGAGTCGTATGACAACACACCTGGCCGCATCTTCGAGTGCAAAACATGTAACCGTCAATTCACATCTTTTCAAGCACTAGGAGGCCATAGGGCTAGCCACAAGAAGCCGCGGCTGAATAATGATCTTGGCGACTTGACTCATGTGGTGCCTGCGAAACCTAAATCACACGAGTGCTCGATATGTGGGCTAGAGTTTTCGATAGGTCAAGCCTTGGGAGGACATATGAGAAGGCATAGAGCGACTACGACGAATGAGAATCAGTCTTCTGCATCGGATGATTCGTCTTCTTCGGTAGTGAAAAAAGTGAACAATCAAAAAGTTTTTAGTTTGGATTTAAACTTAACACCCACAGAGAATGATTTGGAGTTTCAATTCAGGAAGGTAGTTCCAACAACAATTGAATTATTTATATGA